In Legionella beliardensis, the following are encoded in one genomic region:
- a CDS encoding phage integrase N-terminal domain-containing protein: MSKTKLKNAQYSIHECLKKIHNYSYASKADMKHMLTRCIKDLHELGYKLTHIKGLKPKHIYILVEYWKKQNKNPATIKNYMAKLRKVSSVLNKPELIKQSNDAYQINKRSYAPQYNKAIKGVDFTKCADPLIRLSLEVQYLFGLRREESMKIIISEAWQREKLVIKPSWTKGGIGRTLKITSESQRQWLIKAMNQIPLGHSLIPRGKSYKSHLSHYHDVLAKMGLSKCHGLRHAYAQRRYLEITKHYDKNAHGLLCPIQGGKNYKELSFLEKYWDKTAREIISQELGHSRLSITKVYLG; encoded by the coding sequence ATGAGTAAAACTAAACTTAAAAATGCTCAGTACTCCATTCATGAATGTCTGAAAAAAATTCATAACTACTCTTATGCCAGTAAAGCCGATATGAAGCACATGCTTACTCGTTGCATCAAAGATTTACACGAGCTTGGCTATAAGTTAACACATATCAAAGGTTTAAAGCCGAAACATATCTATATTCTGGTTGAATACTGGAAGAAACAAAATAAAAATCCTGCGACTATCAAAAATTACATGGCTAAATTACGCAAGGTATCATCGGTCTTAAACAAGCCTGAATTAATTAAACAAAGTAATGACGCTTATCAAATTAATAAGCGCAGCTATGCCCCTCAATATAATAAAGCAATAAAAGGTGTCGATTTCACCAAATGCGCAGATCCGTTGATTCGCTTGTCTTTAGAGGTTCAATATCTTTTTGGGCTTCGCCGTGAAGAATCAATGAAAATTATAATTAGCGAGGCCTGGCAAAGAGAAAAGCTAGTAATTAAACCTAGTTGGACTAAAGGAGGTATTGGCCGTACCCTTAAGATAACAAGCGAGTCGCAAAGACAGTGGTTAATTAAAGCCATGAACCAAATACCGCTTGGCCATTCTTTAATCCCACGAGGAAAGTCGTATAAAAGTCACTTATCTCACTATCATGACGTCCTGGCCAAAATGGGCTTAAGTAAATGTCATGGGCTTCGCCATGCCTATGCACAACGAAGATATCTTGAAATTACTAAGCACTACGATAAAAATGCCCATGGTCTACTTTGCCCTATTCAAGGAGGAAAAAACTATAAAGAACTTAGCTTTCTTGAAAAATATTGGGACAAGACTGCAAGGGAAATAATTAGTCAAGAGCTTGGACATTCAAGACTGAGCATTACTAAAGTTTACCTTGGCTAA
- a CDS encoding phage integrase N-terminal domain-containing protein, with the protein MRKYSLRQTANQYLKLANQGSYKERKQQAYVIRKLIDDLYTVGDMPPTWNALQPYHIHKLVAYWKKSKLRAGTIMNHMTIVRRYLKSIDCSLTNIDNKSLQLSKSQKRRRKLKLQDDHWKAWDTQIPRLIMALQAEFGLTFQEAIYIKSEINIQEDSLWITRNISFNSLDRTIPIRNETQKAILSEIKQLTQGKSIADFNGYEETKFVWRKELKKYALPFKKSWRYLYAKQMRQYLLPLIGRYETYWLIRSEMGIKSRDTLWRYLNE; encoded by the coding sequence ATGAGAAAATACAGCTTAAGACAAACTGCCAATCAATATTTAAAATTAGCTAATCAAGGCAGCTACAAGGAAAGAAAGCAGCAGGCTTATGTGATTCGTAAGCTGATAGATGATTTGTATACTGTTGGTGATATGCCGCCAACCTGGAACGCTCTTCAACCATACCATATTCATAAACTAGTCGCTTATTGGAAAAAAAGTAAACTACGAGCCGGCACGATTATGAATCACATGACTATAGTCAGGCGTTACTTAAAGAGCATTGATTGCTCATTAACGAATATAGATAATAAATCGCTACAACTAAGTAAAAGCCAAAAACGCCGCAGAAAACTCAAACTTCAGGATGACCATTGGAAAGCATGGGATACACAGATTCCACGCTTAATTATGGCGCTTCAAGCAGAATTTGGCCTGACCTTCCAAGAAGCTATATACATTAAATCTGAAATTAATATTCAAGAAGATAGTCTCTGGATAACCCGTAATATTTCTTTTAACTCGTTGGATAGAACTATTCCTATTCGCAATGAAACACAAAAAGCCATTCTCTCTGAAATTAAGCAACTAACTCAAGGGAAATCCATTGCTGATTTTAATGGTTATGAAGAAACAAAATTCGTCTGGCGAAAAGAATTGAAAAAATATGCTTTGCCATTCAAGAAATCATGGCGTTATTTATATGCAAAGCAGATGCGTCAATATCTTTTACCATTAATAGGTAGGTATGAAACCTACTGGTTAATTCGTAGCGAAATGGGTATCAAATCCCGTGATACGCTATGGAGATACCTTAATGAGTAA
- the traD gene encoding type IV conjugative transfer system coupling protein TraD, producing MKDYPINNLLREPTEAWSAITCLSLALLAYCQPHLFLLTQGMSRYAAITLLIPGIYRGWQAIKVKRYHRRLLAMPTYALSTSEIPLSKNWLFLGRGFRWRPSHTQRLHQIKQVRNEKFIQRSYFYRFARQFCRNHERTRLAKWLNNPSKLNPFRPDPPVGGNPFLHGVGEEDKLIYIPQNVRVGHTFVVGTTRVGKTRLASILINQDIRNGDAVIVVDPKGDQELVRDMIAACEVAGRLEDFKIVHLGFPEQSARYNPLKNYDQISEVATRITDAISAEGEGKQFAAFAWKYVNIVAICLEEMKQPITYQSIAFYISRLDQLLMAYADTILPNHYSNYRQVIKDIIEEHDSKIGKNNRTKSRMERHQAVIQYVKDHINKTIKNNNAEALHDQILIDLYDAAIMDKHYYDKITASVGPVLSEINNSNASKILSSKPQLYDIELMDVIKNKKVLYIGLDSLTNPNIAQAVGKAFLSDLVSTAGKIYKKPNAHYTLNLHCDELSEIIQDSFVKILNKAGGAGFQVTAYAQTIQDMEVALGSRAKAEVSEGNFNTLIMLRVKNEETANLLVKMLPQVDVIGHTQASIVSDTPHGKDGVYFNTTNEDRVQSSSVPMIGQDDIISLPKGQAFILAGGGEIYKIRIPLHSTINKRSSRQTLIT from the coding sequence ATGAAAGATTATCCTATTAACAATTTGTTGCGCGAACCTACAGAAGCTTGGTCAGCAATCACGTGTTTATCCTTAGCTCTACTAGCTTATTGCCAGCCCCACCTCTTCTTATTAACTCAAGGTATGAGTAGATATGCAGCTATTACGCTTTTAATTCCAGGGATATATAGAGGGTGGCAGGCTATCAAAGTGAAACGCTACCATCGCAGGCTTTTAGCCATGCCAACTTATGCTCTATCAACTTCAGAAATTCCTTTATCTAAAAACTGGCTATTTTTAGGCCGAGGTTTTCGTTGGCGGCCTAGTCATACACAACGATTGCATCAGATTAAACAGGTTAGAAATGAGAAATTTATACAGCGAAGCTATTTTTATCGCTTTGCTAGACAATTTTGCCGAAACCATGAGCGTACAAGGTTAGCCAAATGGCTTAACAATCCATCAAAACTCAATCCATTTAGACCCGATCCGCCAGTTGGCGGTAACCCTTTTCTTCATGGTGTTGGTGAAGAGGACAAACTAATATACATTCCCCAAAATGTACGCGTAGGCCATACTTTTGTAGTAGGCACTACTCGAGTTGGCAAAACGCGATTAGCTAGTATTCTCATTAATCAAGACATTAGAAATGGCGATGCCGTCATTGTTGTGGATCCTAAAGGTGATCAAGAGTTAGTGCGAGATATGATAGCTGCCTGCGAGGTAGCTGGGCGACTAGAAGATTTCAAAATCGTTCATCTAGGTTTTCCTGAGCAATCCGCTCGATATAATCCACTCAAAAATTATGATCAAATTAGTGAAGTTGCTACACGCATTACCGACGCTATATCAGCTGAAGGTGAAGGTAAACAATTTGCCGCTTTTGCCTGGAAATATGTCAATATTGTTGCTATCTGCCTTGAAGAAATGAAGCAACCTATAACTTATCAATCAATCGCCTTTTATATTAGCCGACTTGATCAGCTATTAATGGCTTATGCGGACACTATCTTACCCAATCACTACTCTAACTACCGTCAAGTGATTAAAGACATTATTGAAGAACATGACAGTAAAATTGGCAAAAATAATAGAACAAAGTCCCGTATGGAGCGCCATCAAGCTGTCATTCAATACGTTAAAGATCACATCAACAAAACCATTAAAAACAATAATGCTGAAGCCCTGCACGACCAGATTCTCATAGATCTTTACGACGCAGCCATTATGGATAAACATTACTATGACAAAATAACAGCCAGTGTGGGGCCTGTATTATCTGAAATCAATAATAGTAATGCTTCTAAAATCTTGTCTTCAAAACCACAACTTTATGATATTGAGTTAATGGATGTCATTAAAAATAAAAAAGTGCTTTATATTGGTTTAGATAGTCTAACGAATCCCAATATTGCTCAAGCAGTTGGTAAAGCTTTCTTATCCGATCTAGTCTCTACCGCTGGCAAAATCTATAAAAAACCCAATGCTCACTATACTTTAAACCTACATTGTGATGAATTATCAGAAATTATCCAAGATTCCTTTGTAAAAATTCTTAATAAGGCGGGCGGCGCTGGATTTCAAGTTACTGCTTATGCTCAAACTATTCAAGATATGGAGGTTGCTCTTGGCTCGAGAGCTAAGGCTGAAGTTTCTGAAGGAAATTTTAATACGCTTATTATGTTGCGTGTTAAGAATGAAGAAACAGCCAATCTATTAGTTAAAATGCTGCCTCAAGTTGATGTTATTGGGCATACACAGGCGTCTATAGTAAGTGATACGCCGCATGGGAAGGATGGGGTCTATTTTAATACGACTAATGAGGATAGGGTGCAAAGTTCTTCAGTTCCTATGATTGGGCAAGATGATATTATCTCTTTACCTAAAGGACAGGCATTTATTTTAGCTGGTGGGGGAGAAATTTATAAAATTCGTATTCCCTTACATTCGACGATAAATAAGCGTAGCTCCAGACAAACACTTATTACGTAG